One genomic window of Polaromonas sp. SP1 includes the following:
- a CDS encoding XdhC family protein, whose protein sequence is MDNIDLEVLKTSSQWLAAGLRCELVTVLKTWGSSPRPEGSMLAICEDGRVVGSVSGGCIEDDMIDRARREGLSQARPAIVTYGVSADEARRFGLPCGGTIELAIEPLTKASRIDELLQRLQAGELVARRLDLHTGAVTLSTAQPSQGMQVSEAALVTLHGPRWRLLIIGAGQLSRFVAQIAQGMDYAVTVCDPREEYRDSWQVDGVELATGMPDDVVHDMKLDARCAVIALTHDPKLDDLALMEALRSEAFYVGAIGSRLNNQRRRERLAEHFDLTAEELGKLHGPIGLYIGSKTPPEIAISILAELTAVKNGVALPRAVGIAEAKAQAGLLPTGEVCALPASPGEA, encoded by the coding sequence ATGGACAACATCGACCTCGAAGTTCTGAAAACCTCGTCGCAGTGGCTGGCCGCCGGGCTGCGCTGCGAGCTGGTGACCGTGCTCAAGACCTGGGGCTCCAGCCCGCGGCCCGAGGGCTCCATGCTGGCCATCTGCGAAGACGGCCGGGTGGTGGGCTCGGTGTCAGGCGGCTGCATTGAAGACGACATGATTGACCGCGCCCGCCGCGAAGGCCTGAGCCAGGCGCGGCCGGCCATCGTGACTTACGGCGTCTCCGCCGATGAGGCGCGCCGCTTCGGCCTGCCTTGCGGCGGCACCATTGAGCTGGCGATTGAGCCGTTGACAAAAGCCAGCCGGATTGACGAACTGCTGCAGCGCCTGCAGGCCGGTGAACTGGTGGCGCGCCGGCTTGATCTGCACACGGGCGCCGTCACGCTCAGCACGGCCCAGCCCAGCCAGGGCATGCAGGTGTCTGAGGCTGCGCTGGTGACCTTGCACGGCCCGCGCTGGCGTTTGCTGATCATCGGCGCCGGGCAGCTGTCGCGCTTTGTGGCGCAGATTGCGCAGGGCATGGACTACGCCGTGACGGTGTGCGACCCGCGCGAGGAATACCGTGACAGCTGGCAGGTCGACGGCGTGGAGCTGGCCACCGGCATGCCGGACGACGTGGTGCACGACATGAAGCTGGACGCGCGCTGCGCCGTCATTGCGCTGACGCACGACCCCAAGCTGGACGACCTGGCGCTGATGGAGGCGCTGCGCTCTGAGGCGTTTTACGTCGGCGCCATCGGCTCCCGCCTGAACAACCAGCGCCGCCGTGAGCGGCTGGCCGAGCACTTCGACTTGACGGCCGAAGAGCTGGGCAAGCTGCACGGCCCGATCGGCCTTTACATCGGCAGCAAGACGCCGCCCGAGATTGCGATCTCCATCCTGGCTGAGCTGACGGCGGTGAAGAACGGCGTGGCTTTGCCGCGTGCTGTGGGTATTGCTGAAGCGAAAGCGCAGGCGGGGTTGCTGCCGACTGGCGAGGTGTGTGCGCTGCCCGCGTCGCCTGGTGAGGCCTGA